In the genome of Bacteroides mediterraneensis, the window CAAGCTCGATACGGCCCTGGCCGAAAGTTACGAGGCCCTGATTCTGGGCACCTCCACCTGGGGCGACGGCGAGTTGCAGGACGACTGGTACGACGGACTCAAGGTGCTGCAAGGCGCCCATCTCTCCGGCAAGGTCGTGGCCCTCTTCGGCTGTGGCGATTCCGAGTCTTATTCCGACACCTTCTGCGACGCCATGGGCCTCCTCTATGAAGGCCTGAAAGACAGCGGCTGCACCTTCGTGGGCGCCGTGGACGACAGCGGTTACACCTATTCCGCTTCCGTGGCCGCAGCCGACGGACTGTTCGTAGGGCTGGCCCTCGACGATGTGAACGAAAGCGACCGGACCGACAACCGTGTGAGCGCATGGGCCGCACAGC includes:
- the fldA gene encoding flavodoxin FldA, with translation MKKTGIFYGSTTGTTESVARLIADKLGIAPADVHEVTKLDTALAESYEALILGTSTWGDGELQDDWYDGLKVLQGAHLSGKVVALFGCGDSESYSDTFCDAMGLLYEGLKDSGCTFVGAVDDSGYTYSASVAAADGLFVGLALDDVNESDRTDNRVSAWAAQLQTELA